In Setaria italica strain Yugu1 chromosome I, Setaria_italica_v2.0, whole genome shotgun sequence, the genomic window GAGGCAGTGCGGTGGCTTCAGGGAGGACGGACTTCCGGCGAGAAGAGACGCAAGGTGGAGAGAGGGATGAGATATGACGGGTTACATGAGACAGATCCTTGATTATTCCTTGCTTAATCTGAAGAGGACATCAGTAAGCCTTTATATTAGCTGACCCAGCAACTGAATTTAATCCACCTTTTTCCTAATCATTTAGCTAGCAAACTTGGTAATGTTTCAAAGAGCGCTAGGCGCTAGGCAGACAGTCAGGCCCCTCCTATTACCTAAGGCATGCCTAGGTGACATCGGCATTCCAATGAAGGAACGGAAATTACACATAAAACTTCATATATATGCATTATGTTCCAATTTGTATCAACTATTAGAGTGTAAATGCAAATCAACTTCAACACTCAATAAAAAAGCACACCCGTCTATTGCTTAAGATTAGCACCTTCATTATATCATTCCTTTTAGCTTAACATATCCTCCTTGTCTGATGTCTGACATGTTTCTTTCAACAGACCACGGCCCGTGTAGAGGCACTACTTCTAGGACACCTAGGGCCTCACCTTTGTTGTGGACAACAATGGCAGAGAAAGTATTTCTGAGGCCCTAGGTCTTTTGAAAGAAACAAGGTATTATTTCCTTGCCATCAATTGAAATACAATACCTACATAAATTATAGATGATATGTATGTTTGCACAATGTTTGGTCAATCAGACGTGTTCCTATATGCTTTAAGTAACATTCATTGATAAATATGCTCAAATCAGGTTGATAATGCTATAATGTAAAGATATTATGTTATCTATGCTCTGGGCAAAAACGTGCAAAGACGTGTTCCTATACCTTTTCTATTCCTTGCTTTAACACTAAAGCAAATCAATAAGTCTGTTATGTTGCTTTATCTTTACCTCAAATCTTCTTGTCGCTTAAGACTCCATTAATGTTCACAATGCATGCAATTATTCCAGCTCGCTGATACTTTGCTTTTACTTAGCAGCACACTGCATAATATATTCTTCGAGTCCATTTCtactttttttctcatttttttcacgACTCATACGATACTGAGGAACCAGCTTTCATACTGTCTAATGAATATACTAATATAATAAAGAAACTGTTAAAGCATTGTTAGAAAAATATTATGAAATACAACAGCAGATCTTCATGAGTCAGTGAAAATATGTACCTTGTATATGCACTTACGTCTCGTGTCTCCATGATCCCAACAATGGCATTTCTATCAAGGAAAGCACATGGAACTACTGCTGGAAACAAGCGTGGATGGAATGTTACCTTCAGAACCACAGAATTCTTACCCTTGCCTCAAGCAAATCACCCTAAAGGTCTCCTGATCTGAATTTACTAAAGTTAACTCATTCCATACAGCACACTCTAATTTATCTCATAATTGTGTTTTGTACTAATTTAAGCTCAAGCTCCTACTGCTGATGACGAAGATGCATACATTGATCATCCTGCGACTGGAATTGAGCCAGATGATTTTGGTACTAAATATCATTAAATAAGCACTTAAACCATAATGCTATAGACCTATAGTCACCATCCAACTATCTTtcctttgtcttttttttttcttacctCTGTTGCAGTAATCTATGTGCATACGTCGAATATGACTGAATGCGCCAATGAAGGACTAAGCATAGCTTCCTAAGTAGACACAAAACCTGCTGAATAATTATTTGCCCAATGAACCATGTCCCAAATGTATTAGCAGCGTCGGTGTTAGATGTCTACCATCCAGCAATGGATGACTACTTCAACTATTTCGTGTACCTCTATTTGGATATATAATTCTATGTGCCATATGTAAATATATATGTATCAATGCATATTTAACTAAACTTCTAACTATCTCGTGCAAGTTTGCATTCCGCGCGCAAAGTACTAGTCAGATAAGCATACACATTGCCTGAGGAAATGGCATCAAACAGCAACCAGTTCCCCTTGCTGCCATAGCCTCACCTGTGGATCCAGATGCAAATTTGGAGCTCCTTCACATGAACAAGATCGATCTTTGAACCATTGGCACGACAGCCTGATCTCACCATCTCCAAATGCCACCGGTTTTGAGAGCTCAATTGTGAAGAATTTTGGATACCAAGTCAAACACAAGCTGATGGTGCCCACCATACAGTAGATCCGGTCGTGAACAAGCAGCATGTTCGAGATCCACACTGGCAATTCACAAGCTGAAATACGAATAGACCAGACATCGTCTTGCAGCATATAGAGTTATAGACACATGCCCAGCGGCTCCCTCTACCGCTTTGAACTCCATTGGGAATCAAAAGTAGGGCAACCCATCATTACCTTCTCTGAATTGGGGCTGAGTAGAACCGTATAATTTGTCCTCCTCGCTTCGTCAGAGAGTGGCGAAAGGATGAGCATGCCTGTCGGGCCTCGCAGGGTGAAGCGGGCGTGCACCCCGCTTGTGAACTTGCCGACACGTCGCGGTACAAGCTGATGAAGCCTCTGTGCCATTTCGGCATACCATGACTCGCGCGGATGAACCAGCGCAGGTGTCAAACCAGAAGCCCGCACTGACGGGATCGCagccgctgccaccgccaccaccggcgggGTGGACTTCGTGCTCCCGAGCGCAGGTGGCCAGCTTCCATTACGACCATGCGCCGCGTACATCGGAGTTGGTTCCTTGGGATCTCTTTGTCAGCAGCTGTAGCAGTCTATGTTCCACATGGTTTTCTCTGAAGCAACCGTAATCCACTGATGCAGCGTAGCACTCATCTTGTAGCCCTATCTATGAATCTATCAAAGTGTTCAATTCTTTTATGCTGGAATCTCCAGTTCGCATGTGTTTCATCTGTTTCTTGTAACTTACAATAAACGTCTTGCATTGCAAAATCTTTGCTCCAGTCCTTGCTAGGACTGAAAGAATCATGTACAGTACACCTATATCTCCTACATACAGACATACATGTACCCGCTGAGATTGCTGCAGAAAGCATGTACAGCTTATCTGCAGCCCAAAATACTACTCCAGCCTCTCTATTGATGAATAAAGAGACTAATCAGCTGCTTTAATCATCACCAAGTTGCATATAACCCTATATCTGAATCCGGCAACCTTTAAGCCTTTAGTCTGTAGACCACCAAAATTGCCTAGTTACAGATTTGTGTGGGGCACCATGTAGCCGTCGTATCAGCCCTGGCAGTGGAAAAGCCAGCTTCTACCTGAAACTGATGCCTTCAGAATGTATCGATACGGTAATGCTACTTTCTCTTCGAAATTTTTGGGTTCTTGCACATGCGGATGCTTGCAGGGGTAACCTCCACTAGCTCATCTTCTTGGATAAACTCTATGCAGTCATCCAAACTGTAGCTTAAAGGTTCATCAAGAACCACTGCAAAATAGGGAACACAGAGCATTAAGTGTAGTTTGATCAAAAGCTAATAGTCAATGAATATGAATATTGGTTGAGTAATAAAAGCATTTTCAAGTACATATTGGGCATTTCAGCACTTGCTACTTCTAGAATGAACAACCTACATTGTTTTCAATACATGGTTATAATCCAAGATCTCTACTCGTTCTTGTTCCAAAATTTTATCATTTATGTTGCAGCAGCTATTGGGACGTTTTTCAAGAAGAGCCAATCACAGTACACAAAATCTGTTACATAAAAGGTGGCAGTTCtggtagaaataaaaaaaatgagaaatcaTCAAACTGCTGAGTGAAAATAAAGTTCTACCTGTAGTTTCCTTGTTGGAACGAACATTTGTAGCAGCCTTTTTCTTGCACACATTAATTGCTAAATCACCAGGTCGCTGATGGATACCAACAATTTGACCTTTGTAAACATCCTGGCCAGGTTGGACAAACAGCAAACCTCTTTCTTGCGCATTAAGAAGTGCGTAAGAAGTAGTGCTTCCATCTTCAAACGCAACCTAGATCATTTTATCCAAGTTAAATGCTAGGGAAAATTTAAGGAAAAGCTTCATTGCTTTGAAAATTATCCATACCAAGGATCCCTGATCGCGTGAGCTAAGATCTCCAGCCCATGGGCCATAGCTGTCAAAAATTGTGTTAAGTATAGCTCTGCCACGAGAAGCTGTAAGAATTGCATTCCGAAGTCCAATGAGGCCTCTGGTAGGAATCTTGTATTTCAGCAATGTTGTTCCCTCCGGCCTACCATTCAAAATAATTCTCAGTAAGGCAATAAAGCAATGTGAAAAAGAAGCAGTACACAATAGGCTGGGGTATGATTTAATTAATACAAGACAAGTCAATAATCAAGCACATAATTTTCCTCTTTTCGTTGAAAGACCTGGCTTTTTAATTAATTAGAACAATTCACCTGCTGCATGATTTCTACACTAGATAAGATAAATTATCCATAATTAAGGACTGAGACACCAATAAAGTGAAATCACAACTCCCAACTAAAATTGTGCAAACTGACCATGGAAGAACTCACAGAAAATTGACCAGTTTGTTGGATTTCATCAGTTTGGATAGGTTTGCATTAATGTCtgagcttttctttttctcaagtAAAATTGTTCAAAATATACACAAAAGATAATGATGCTAAGAGCATACAATTATGTTTACTTAGTCCCATACTGCGTACACCTACGTTAGTGCATAGAGTATGAAGCTTAACCCTAAACCCTTAATAGTACACCTTATGTTTTAATTTACAGGGTGCACTTTTCTTTGGCTCAGAGACCAATAAGGTAGCTAACGTGACCAAATTGCCCCCCATTAATTCTTAAGAATGCATGCAGCTCGGCTATCAATTGCTGCCGTTGCTTAGGAGGGCTACAGACGTCCATTTGTGCTTTGGAAACGGAACGTGCTTAGTAAAACTGAACAGCTAAGAGAAAAATGGACACCCTATAAATCcgaaacggaaggagtactaGTAGTTACAAAAATACTACATTAAAAATAACAGAAAAAAGGTCATCTAGGATGAAAGTGTGGGACTTGAGCAATGAACTCCAGAAGTCGTTAATTCTGATGAATCGCAACAATGTTGGCAgtttttattgctttctttttttctatataAGAATATTATATGGATTGCAACCAAGAATTTCGCTAAAGATCTGATGAAGTAATGAAAGTATGGCACCAACCCGCTAGCTTCCATGTTAACCATTTGTCCACGCCTTTTCCCCAAAAGCTCAACAACTGAACCCATGTACTCCTCTGGAACCTCAACAGCAGCTATCTGGAGCACAGTAACGTGAACATATTAGTTAAATGGAACCTGAGGACAAAAGAGTTCCAGAAAGAATAAAGTAATAAAAGAAGAGGTTTATAGCCAATAGATcagtaaaaaaatatattacaaatctattatatatttatacaataaagtataGACTTACCTCATAAGGTTCTAGTTGTTTTCCATCCACTGTCTTGTTTATGACCTTTGGAGGTCCAATCATAAATTCATATCCTTCTCTCCGCCTACAAAGTTCACATTGTTCTTAATACAACCAGAACTCACTAAATTCGTAATAGTAACAAATGTTAGTTCTTACATGTTCTCTATCAATATTGTGAGATGCAGTGTGCCTCTTCCACTAACAAGGAATGTATCAGCAGTCTCCCCATCTTCTACTTTCATAGCCAAATTCCTTTCAAGCTCACGATATAACCTGTCACGGAGATTTCGGCTAGTAACATATTTCCCCTGTGATAGAGAATGAGAGGAAGAATGAATTTAGAACAACAAATGCAGGAGATCAGATTGAGTAGTCAAGATCAATTTTATGGATCTCCCAACTCTCTTTAGCACAGGATAGCATGCTAGAAATTAGAGATACACTATTTTATGTTTGCGTGGAGGATGGCTATACCTCCTTTCCAACAAAAGGTGATGTATTGATGGAGAAAGACATTCTGACTGTTGGCTCCTCCACTTTGATAGTGGGCAATGGTGTTCCTGTAACTTTATCAGCAATAGTTTCCCCAATCTGTATGGTTCGAAGCATAGAACGATAACGttataaagataaaaataaacTGAAAGAATTGAATACAAGATGAACAAACACCTACCATGATATCATTCATTCCACATACAGCACAAATGTCACCGGCACCAACAGATTCAACTGGAACACGGCTGAAGTTCTGATAAACAAAAAGCTCACTTATTTTGCCGACCCTGCAAGCATCATCAGGTGTACAAACCTGCAAAGTATCTTAATCAGTAGAAGCTTGACTGCAATAAGACACTAACAGCGGAAGAAATTTTTCTACTTTTATTCTATGGAAGACTTAAAGACTTTGGGACCGATAATGAAATAAAAACATGACCAACCTAAGAGGAACTAGGTGGCATTGTAAATAAGAAGAAATATGTACCCAAATTGGAATTGAAGAGGACTTGAACCTGGGTGGTGGAAGTGTACACACACCTTCCACCAACTGAACTAGACTCAGTTTTGAATACATGAAATACGTATGGTAAAGAACTAAATTTGAAGATCCAATATGACTAATTTCATTTATAAAACACAATAATTATGACTATAGCATAATGTTTGATAACATGCATGTTGGAGTGGCAATGAGAAAATAGGATGCACCAGGTGTAAGATAAAGGGATGTGAAGCCTGCTCAGGCCTCAACTAGTCCCAgcagttttttttaatcttatatGATTTGCTAGTTTTGAGATGAATCAAAAGGCAGCAATCTCAAATAGAGGGGCATCCGAggtaataaaaaaaatgttctaATTTTATATCTTTGTAAATGAAATTCATCTGCTTTGAGGCAGCAACCCGACAACAGTTTCCACAGCATATATGTAATAGGAACTACTATAAGGTAATAGctagattatgggctaaccctagagggtagctatgtagatgtcttacatgggcctattgggccctaatacacatagtacaccaacactcccccgcagtctgaactaccgacgcagcggagttgcagactggacatgaaaagaaaggcacacacacaagcccccccaagacgcaactagccacaggtgatgttgaggctggagcgaaactcggtgaaggcgggtgacgagaggcccttggtgaagatgtcagcaaactgagaggtggtcgggacgtggaggacccgaacatcgccgatggcgacccgatcccggacgaagtgaaggtcaatctccacatgcttggtccgctggtgctgaacagggttggtggagaggtacaccgcactgacgttgtcgcagtagacaagagtgctccgggaagaaggagtgtggagctcgacaaggagctgccgaagccaggatgcctcagccacgccgttagcgacagcgcggtactccgcctcggcactggagcgggagaccaccggctgacgcttggacgaccaggacaccaggttgccgcccaaaaagacggcgtagccggaggtagagcgcctagtgtccggacacccggcccagtcagcgtcggtgtagacaacaagctcagtggagggagaccggtgaagaaggaggccgtagtccacagtgccccggaggtaacggagtaagcgcttcagagcagtgagatggggctctcggggatcatgcatgtgaaggcaaatctgctgaactgcataagtgatatctggcctggtgaaggtgaggtactgaagggccccagccagactccggtatgcagtagcatctgtcacaggagtgccggcggcctctgacaacttggcctgagtatcaactggagtggagcagggcttgcagtcagtcatcccagctcgctccaggatatcaagagtatactgccgctggtgaagaaagaggccggcctgacgaggctcaacagtgaccccaagaaaatgatggagcacacccagatccttcatagcgaactcctgctgaagcgaggtgatgatccgccgtaggagggacggactggaggcagtgaggacaatgtcatcaacatagagcagtagataagcagtctc contains:
- the LOC101775979 gene encoding putative elongation factor TypA-like SVR3, chloroplastic gives rise to the protein MQMQQTLTLRGVPSARRAAPPPASSAHLGSSPCLLRVPRSLRRRRPRSLRASASLEQEVKEVAASPAPSAGKSTQATRRDVRNIAIVAHVDHGKTTLVDSMLRQAKVFRDNQVVQERIMDSNDLERERGITILSKNTSITYKGTKINIIDTPGHSDFGGEVERVLNMVEGVLLVVDSVEGPMPQTRFVLKKALEFGHAVVVVVNKIDRPAARPEFVVNSTFELFIELNATDEQCDFQTVYASGIKGKAGLDPENLADDLGPLFEAILRCIPEPRIEKDGALQMLVSNTEYDEHKGRIAIGRLHAGELQRGLEVKVCTPDDACRVGKISELFVYQNFSRVPVESVGAGDICAVCGMNDIMIGETIADKVTGTPLPTIKVEEPTVRMSFSINTSPFVGKEGKYVTSRNLRDRLYRELERNLAMKVEDGETADTFLVSGRGTLHLTILIENMRREGYEFMIGPPKVINKTVDGKQLEPYEIAAVEVPEEYMGSVVELLGKRRGQMVNMEASGPEGTTLLKYKIPTRGLIGLRNAILTASRGRAILNTIFDSYGPWAGDLSSRDQGSLVAFEDGSTTSYALLNAQERGLLFVQPGQDVYKGQIVGIHQRPGDLAINVCKKKAATNVRSNKETTVVLDEPLSYSLDDCIEFIQEDELVEVTPASIRMCKNPKISKRK